The proteins below are encoded in one region of Flavobacterium sp. IMCC34852:
- the dut gene encoding dUTP diphosphatase: MTIKIINKSQHELPNYETIASAGMDLRANLTESIVLKPLERTIVKTGLFIELPIGYEAQVRPRSGLAAKKGITVLNSPGTVDADYRGEIGVILVNLSQEDFVVENGERIAQLIIAKHERAEWIEVQELSETSRGEGGFGSTGVK; this comes from the coding sequence ATGACCATCAAAATCATCAATAAATCCCAACACGAATTGCCCAATTATGAAACCATTGCCTCAGCAGGCATGGATTTAAGAGCCAATTTGACCGAATCAATCGTGTTGAAACCTTTGGAAAGAACCATTGTAAAAACCGGTCTTTTTATAGAATTACCCATTGGCTACGAAGCACAAGTTCGACCAAGAAGTGGTTTAGCCGCTAAAAAAGGCATCACCGTTTTAAATTCTCCCGGAACAGTAGATGCGGATTATCGCGGAGAGATTGGGGTGATTTTAGTAAATTTATCCCAAGAAGATTTTGTCGTTGAAAATGGCGAAAGAATTGCCCAACTAATCATCGCCAAACACGAACGCGCTGAGTGGATTGAAGTTCAGGAATTATCCGAAACTTCCCGGGGCGAAGGTGGTTTTGGAAGTACAGGCGTAAAATAG
- a CDS encoding sugar nucleotidyltransferase, with protein MKIIVPMAGRGSRLRPHTLTIPKPLIPVAGKPIVHRLVEDIAGVLNQEIEEVAFIIHESFGQKVEEELIAIAKKLGARGTIYYQNEALGTGHAIMCAKDSLSGPAVIAYADTLIRADFDLDKTADSVIWVKQVEDPSAFGVINLNENNEIIELVEKPKDFVSDLAVIGIYYFKDVAVLKNELQSVLDNNIVHGGEYQINDGIKQMMAKGMKFVPGKVDEWMDCGNKDVTVETNSRMLGFLHNDGENLIAETVRLENATIIPPCYIGEDVAIINSIVGPNVSLGKGTHVTNTKIQNSLVQTHAHIKNAKLDNAMIGNHATFDGEFKSISIGDYSVLE; from the coding sequence ATGAAAATAATAGTACCAATGGCCGGTCGCGGTTCGCGTCTTCGTCCACATACGTTAACCATTCCGAAACCCTTAATTCCCGTTGCCGGAAAACCAATCGTTCATCGTTTGGTAGAAGACATCGCCGGAGTTTTAAACCAGGAAATTGAAGAAGTAGCTTTTATCATCCATGAAAGTTTTGGCCAAAAAGTAGAAGAAGAATTAATAGCGATAGCCAAAAAGTTGGGCGCCAGAGGAACTATTTACTACCAAAACGAAGCTTTAGGAACCGGACATGCCATTATGTGTGCCAAAGATTCTTTGAGCGGTCCGGCAGTAATTGCTTATGCCGACACCTTAATTCGCGCCGATTTTGATTTAGACAAAACGGCTGACAGTGTGATTTGGGTAAAACAAGTAGAAGATCCAAGCGCTTTCGGGGTTATCAATTTAAACGAAAACAACGAGATTATCGAATTGGTGGAAAAACCAAAAGATTTTGTTTCTGACTTAGCCGTTATCGGGATTTATTATTTTAAAGACGTGGCCGTGTTGAAAAACGAACTCCAATCGGTTTTAGACAACAACATTGTCCATGGCGGCGAATACCAAATTAATGACGGAATCAAACAAATGATGGCAAAAGGCATGAAATTTGTGCCCGGAAAAGTGGATGAATGGATGGACTGCGGAAATAAAGATGTTACGGTAGAAACCAACTCCAGAATGTTAGGCTTTTTGCACAATGACGGAGAAAATTTAATTGCCGAAACAGTACGATTAGAAAATGCTACCATTATTCCGCCATGTTATATCGGTGAAGACGTTGCCATCATCAACTCAATCGTTGGACCCAATGTGTCTTTAGGCAAAGGAACTCATGTGACTAATACCAAAATCCAAAATAGTTTGGTGCAAACCCACGCACACATTAAAAATGCTAAATTGGATAACGCAATGATTGGAAATCACGCTACCTTTGACGGTGAATTCAAAAGTATAAGTATCGGAGATTATTCGGTTTTAGAATAA
- a CDS encoding tetratricopeptide repeat protein, whose translation MKRLLIYGLLLGMFFIPNIAVAQEEPNNIAVIDDGFQDHFYEALKQKSIENYDKAIQSLERCKEIQPENAVVYFELGKNYLAQKKYKDAYDNFEKVTQMDPQNRWAWVGMYDVCYDTHDYNQAIVIVQKLVEFKAEYKEDLTSLYMNTQQFDKALELINELNEKVGKSDKRELYKADILKDAKYQSAEKNNLLDQIKKFPKEESNYIALIYMYSQSNQEEKALEIAKKLEKEIPTSDWAQVSLFKFHLNNNDGDNAVKAMNIVLPSQKIDAKIKHRILNEFLIFAKNNPKYEADLDKAIAYFDNDKEVKVAKEIGKFYYAKAAWPKAVKYFEMHLKSNPEDMETLLLLLQAYTENQQFDVLSKKADDLTQLFPTQPQFYYYAGLAYNQTGNFKKAASILETGLDFVIDDTALEINFNIQLGEAYNALGDMKKKEKYFVKANELINKQKK comes from the coding sequence ATGAAAAGACTTCTAATTTATGGTTTGTTACTAGGAATGTTCTTCATTCCCAATATTGCTGTGGCCCAAGAGGAACCCAACAATATTGCCGTAATAGACGATGGATTTCAAGATCATTTCTATGAAGCACTCAAACAAAAAAGCATCGAAAACTACGACAAAGCCATTCAGTCATTGGAACGATGCAAAGAAATTCAGCCCGAAAATGCGGTGGTTTATTTTGAATTGGGGAAAAATTATTTGGCCCAAAAAAAATACAAAGACGCCTACGATAATTTCGAAAAGGTAACCCAAATGGATCCGCAAAATCGTTGGGCTTGGGTTGGCATGTACGACGTTTGTTATGACACACACGACTACAATCAGGCGATTGTCATTGTGCAAAAACTAGTGGAATTCAAAGCAGAGTACAAAGAAGATTTGACTTCGCTATACATGAATACACAGCAGTTTGACAAAGCTTTAGAACTCATTAATGAACTGAATGAAAAAGTCGGAAAGTCGGACAAACGTGAATTGTACAAAGCCGATATTCTCAAAGACGCCAAATACCAATCGGCGGAAAAGAACAACTTGTTAGATCAAATTAAAAAATTCCCCAAAGAAGAATCCAATTATATTGCGTTGATTTATATGTATTCGCAGAGCAATCAGGAAGAAAAAGCTTTGGAAATTGCTAAAAAACTAGAGAAAGAAATCCCTACTTCCGATTGGGCGCAAGTGAGTTTATTCAAATTTCACTTAAATAATAATGATGGTGACAATGCGGTTAAAGCCATGAATATTGTCTTGCCGAGTCAAAAAATCGATGCCAAAATCAAACACAGAATACTCAATGAGTTTCTGATTTTTGCCAAAAACAATCCAAAATACGAAGCCGATTTAGACAAAGCCATTGCCTATTTTGACAACGATAAAGAAGTCAAAGTCGCCAAAGAAATCGGGAAGTTTTATTACGCAAAAGCCGCTTGGCCCAAAGCGGTGAAGTATTTTGAGATGCATTTAAAAAGCAATCCTGAAGACATGGAAACGCTCTTGTTGTTGCTTCAGGCTTATACCGAAAACCAACAATTTGACGTCTTGTCTAAAAAGGCTGACGATTTGACGCAATTGTTCCCAACCCAACCACAGTTTTACTATTATGCAGGTTTGGCTTACAATCAAACCGGAAATTTCAAGAAAGCCGCTTCCATCTTGGAAACTGGCTTGGATTTTGTTATCGATGATACGGCTTTGGAAATCAATTTCAACATTCAATTAGGCGAAGCTTATAATGCTTTGGGTGATATGAAGAAGAAGGAAAAGTATTTTGTCAAAGCCAATGAACTCATTAACAAACAAAAGAAATAA
- a CDS encoding DUF4292 domain-containing protein codes for MKYWYFIMLVVFFASCKSKAVMVDTNSAKPVVVTNENELTSQKIIENHYNNKSNFSTLYIRSSAKYKDENQSQNVSAEIKIKKGEKILVSIRFLGITMAKALITPNEVKYYEKINGTYFEGDYASLSEWLGTDLDFNKIQNMLVGKPIDDLTQQAYATELTDKFYKLNSVQDKTEKTFFFESKNYLLKKQEVIQPEKERMFAVNYSDFQTFTSAILPAGLFINAVQKKGKTEISIDYNSVTFNEELSFPYSVPDGYDRIFIN; via the coding sequence ATGAAGTATTGGTATTTTATAATGTTGGTCGTTTTTTTTGCTTCTTGTAAGTCAAAGGCTGTAATGGTGGATACTAATTCCGCAAAACCGGTTGTGGTGACTAATGAAAACGAACTTACTTCTCAAAAAATCATTGAGAATCACTACAACAATAAAAGCAATTTTTCTACGTTATACATTAGGTCAAGTGCCAAATACAAGGACGAAAATCAGTCTCAAAATGTATCTGCCGAAATCAAGATTAAAAAAGGAGAAAAGATTTTAGTAAGCATTCGTTTTTTGGGAATCACTATGGCCAAAGCCTTGATAACACCCAATGAAGTGAAGTATTACGAAAAAATAAACGGGACATATTTCGAAGGTGATTATGCTTCGTTAAGCGAATGGTTGGGTACCGATTTGGATTTCAATAAAATTCAAAATATGCTCGTAGGGAAACCCATTGATGATTTGACCCAACAAGCCTACGCTACAGAATTAACCGATAAATTTTATAAGCTCAATAGCGTTCAAGATAAAACTGAAAAGACTTTTTTCTTTGAATCAAAAAATTATCTACTCAAAAAACAAGAGGTAATTCAACCCGAAAAAGAAAGAATGTTTGCCGTGAATTATTCCGATTTTCAGACGTTTACTTCAGCCATTTTGCCGGCCGGTTTGTTTATCAATGCGGTGCAAAAGAAAGGGAAAACAGAAATTTCAATTGATTACAATTCGGTTACTTTTAACGAAGAACTTTCATTTCCTTACAGCGTACCCGATGGATATGACCGAATTTTTATAAATTAG
- a CDS encoding murein hydrolase activator EnvC family protein yields MPRFLFCLLFFCLAMPMWSQPPTQEELEQRKAKIQLEIQEKEKLLQSVKSKEKSVVGQLLIQKEKIGLKEKLIRTTEKQTKLLSNDIYINQLKINQLNRDLEQLRKDYAEMILKSYKSRSEQSRAMFLLSSQNFLQAYKRAQYMKQYASYRKMQGEEIKGKTKQLEDYNVKIGAQKSEKEKLIAENEKEKQELVKEKQEQEKIANQIKKEKGKITAEIKKKQAETKKIDAQIKKMIRDAIVAANKKTAAANVKANPKITAAEKKAIESSTNIVLTPEGKLVSDNFKANKGRLPWPVEKGVVSLGYGNQPHPVFKTIEVHNSGIEISTESGASARAVFSGEVIQIQQVTPLKKAVLVRHGDFFTLYQNLSTVNVKPGDKVSAKEVLGKIRTDADGRTILKFVISQNSTYFNPTTWLSSR; encoded by the coding sequence ATGCCAAGATTCCTTTTCTGCTTATTATTCTTTTGTTTAGCTATGCCAATGTGGAGCCAGCCGCCCACACAGGAAGAACTCGAACAAAGAAAAGCCAAAATCCAACTCGAAATTCAGGAGAAAGAAAAGTTGTTGCAATCGGTTAAGAGTAAAGAAAAATCAGTGGTTGGTCAGTTGTTGATTCAAAAAGAGAAAATCGGACTCAAAGAAAAACTCATCCGCACCACCGAAAAACAAACCAAGTTGTTGAGCAATGATATTTATATCAACCAACTCAAAATAAACCAGCTCAACCGCGACTTAGAACAACTGCGCAAAGACTACGCAGAGATGATTTTAAAGTCGTATAAGAGCCGTTCGGAACAAAGCAGAGCCATGTTCTTATTGTCGTCTCAAAACTTCCTTCAGGCTTATAAAAGAGCGCAGTATATGAAACAATATGCAAGCTATCGCAAAATGCAAGGCGAAGAGATTAAAGGCAAAACCAAACAGCTCGAAGATTACAATGTAAAAATTGGCGCTCAAAAATCGGAAAAAGAAAAGCTGATAGCCGAGAACGAAAAGGAAAAGCAGGAATTGGTCAAAGAAAAGCAAGAGCAAGAAAAGATTGCCAATCAAATCAAAAAAGAGAAAGGTAAAATCACGGCAGAAATCAAAAAGAAACAAGCCGAAACTAAAAAGATAGATGCCCAAATTAAGAAGATGATTCGCGATGCGATTGTGGCAGCCAATAAAAAAACCGCTGCTGCCAATGTCAAAGCCAATCCGAAAATTACAGCCGCCGAGAAAAAAGCGATTGAGTCTTCCACTAATATCGTTTTAACCCCGGAAGGGAAATTAGTTTCTGATAATTTTAAAGCCAACAAAGGGCGATTGCCTTGGCCCGTGGAAAAAGGCGTTGTGAGTTTGGGTTATGGTAATCAACCACATCCGGTTTTTAAAACCATCGAAGTTCACAATAGCGGTATTGAAATTTCAACAGAAAGCGGCGCTTCGGCCAGAGCGGTATTCTCGGGAGAAGTAATTCAAATCCAACAAGTCACACCACTTAAAAAAGCCGTTTTGGTAAGACATGGTGATTTCTTTACGCTTTATCAAAATTTAAGCACGGTAAATGTTAAACCCGGAGATAAAGTTTCGGCCAAAGAAGTACTCGGAAAGATAAGAACCGATGCCGATGGACGCACCATTCTTAAGTTTGTGATTTCTCAAAACAGCACTTATTTTAATCCGACCACTTGGTTATCTTCAAGATAA
- a CDS encoding transglutaminase-like domain-containing protein, producing the protein MKTSQLWLGFLCLFVNTVVAQKGIDPTPEDISKAKQLREKYAKDDIAILESSDFVSFDLNKKDGKVIVNHTARENLMNINHRADIHKYEFYDSESSIQTFSLKYRNDKPAQFSVTDEFYKDNDLFYNDAKVKYIAVDFPVQGYNYKYEMEKKYDDVKYFTALYFNDEYPILKKKIAFDIPNWLEVELREFNFEGHKITKTSTQEGNITHVTYTFDEVPAIYKEEETPGRSYLYPHILILAKSFTKDGVKTPLFRDYNDLYKWYRSLILMMKDDTNVLKDKVAELTANAKSDEEKIKNIYYWVQDNIRYIAFEDGIAGFKPDESNNVFTKRYGDCKGMANLIKQMLKLAGFDARLTWIGTKHIAYDYRTPSLAVDNHMICTLFHKGKKIYLDGTEKFNSLGDYAERIQNKEVMIEDGEKCIIEKVPGGTAEANKELFKATLSIENETMIGTCNKSFFGESKTQFLNIYNSFETNKKKERLDGFLSRQNKSIQVKEVKTSDFKDRDIPLTLDYGITISNKVSSFDDEIYVDLDFMNEYKNFELKDRKVDYEMDYKTNFNSLITLKIPDGYKVTKIPSNLVIKEPNFDINISFENTGKEIVYKKTFLFKNGCIKANEIEKWNDFNKKLIENYNQQITLSK; encoded by the coding sequence ATGAAAACCTCTCAACTTTGGTTGGGTTTTTTATGCCTTTTTGTGAATACTGTTGTGGCGCAAAAAGGGATTGATCCAACACCTGAAGACATTAGTAAAGCAAAACAATTAAGAGAAAAATATGCTAAAGACGATATTGCTATCCTGGAAAGTAGTGATTTTGTCAGTTTTGATTTGAACAAAAAGGACGGGAAAGTCATTGTCAATCATACGGCACGAGAGAACTTAATGAACATCAACCATCGTGCAGATATTCACAAATATGAGTTTTATGACAGTGAATCGAGCATTCAAACTTTTAGCTTGAAATACCGAAATGATAAGCCGGCACAGTTTAGCGTAACTGATGAATTTTACAAAGACAATGATTTGTTCTATAACGATGCCAAAGTAAAGTATATCGCTGTTGATTTCCCGGTTCAAGGGTACAATTACAAATACGAAATGGAGAAAAAATACGATGACGTAAAATATTTTACGGCCTTGTACTTCAATGATGAATACCCTATTTTAAAGAAAAAAATAGCCTTTGATATTCCGAATTGGCTTGAAGTTGAATTAAGAGAATTCAATTTTGAAGGACATAAAATCACCAAAACATCTACCCAAGAAGGCAATATTACTCACGTTACTTACACCTTTGACGAGGTTCCGGCCATTTATAAAGAAGAAGAAACACCGGGTAGAAGTTACCTCTATCCGCACATTTTAATTTTGGCCAAATCATTTACCAAAGACGGTGTTAAAACGCCTTTGTTCAGAGATTATAACGACTTATACAAATGGTATCGCTCATTGATTTTAATGATGAAAGACGACACCAACGTGCTCAAAGACAAAGTAGCCGAACTGACCGCCAATGCCAAATCCGATGAAGAAAAAATCAAAAATATCTATTATTGGGTTCAAGATAACATTCGATACATTGCCTTTGAAGATGGGATTGCCGGTTTCAAACCCGATGAATCCAACAATGTGTTCACCAAAAGATATGGCGATTGTAAAGGCATGGCCAATTTAATCAAACAAATGCTGAAACTAGCCGGTTTTGATGCGCGACTGACATGGATCGGAACCAAACATATTGCTTATGATTACCGAACGCCTTCTTTGGCAGTAGATAACCACATGATTTGCACTTTATTTCACAAAGGGAAAAAGATTTATCTTGATGGTACAGAAAAATTCAATTCTTTAGGTGACTATGCCGAGCGCATTCAAAACAAAGAAGTCATGATTGAAGACGGCGAAAAATGTATTATTGAAAAAGTACCGGGCGGAACGGCAGAGGCTAATAAAGAGCTCTTCAAAGCTACGCTCAGCATTGAAAATGAAACCATGATCGGCACTTGTAACAAAAGTTTTTTCGGCGAAAGCAAAACCCAATTTTTAAACATTTACAACAGCTTTGAAACCAATAAAAAGAAAGAACGCCTAGACGGATTTTTATCACGTCAAAACAAAAGCATCCAAGTAAAAGAGGTAAAAACCAGTGACTTTAAAGACCGCGATATTCCGTTGACGCTCGACTACGGCATTACCATTTCGAATAAAGTTTCCTCTTTTGACGATGAAATTTATGTCGATTTAGACTTTATGAATGAATATAAAAACTTCGAATTAAAAGACCGAAAAGTGGATTATGAGATGGATTACAAAACCAACTTCAATTCGCTCATAACTTTAAAAATTCCCGACGGTTATAAAGTGACCAAAATTCCTTCTAATCTTGTAATTAAAGAGCCCAATTTTGACATCAACATTAGTTTTGAAAACACCGGAAAGGAAATCGTTTATAAAAAAACATTCCTCTTCAAAAACGGCTGCATCAAGGCCAATGAAATTGAAAAATGGAATGATTTCAACAAAAAACTAATCGAAAATTACAACCAACAAATTACCTTATCCAAATAA
- a CDS encoding acyl-CoA thioesterase codes for MTPKHPSDSLTVLTDLVLPSETNPLNNLFGGELLARMDRAASIAARRHSRRIVVTASVNHVAFNRAIPLGSVVTVEAKVSRAFNSSMEIFIDVWIEDRESGNRTKANEAIYTFVAVDEMGHPVPVPQIEPETELEKSRFDAALRRKQLSLVLAGKMNPHDATELKALFV; via the coding sequence ATGACACCTAAACATCCTTCCGATTCCTTAACGGTTTTAACCGATTTAGTGTTGCCTAGCGAAACCAATCCTTTGAATAATCTTTTTGGCGGTGAATTATTGGCTCGTATGGACAGAGCCGCTAGTATAGCAGCCCGCAGACATTCTCGAAGAATTGTGGTAACGGCTTCGGTAAATCACGTGGCATTTAATCGTGCGATTCCTCTAGGAAGTGTTGTTACTGTTGAGGCCAAAGTATCCAGAGCGTTTAATTCATCCATGGAGATTTTTATTGATGTTTGGATTGAAGACAGAGAATCTGGAAACAGAACAAAGGCTAACGAGGCCATTTATACCTTTGTTGCCGTTGATGAAATGGGACATCCGGTGCCCGTACCGCAAATTGAGCCGGAAACAGAGTTGGAAAAATCTAGATTTGATGCAGCTCTTCGCAGAAAACAATTGAGCTTGGTCTTGGCCGGAAAAATGAATCCTCACGACGCCACAGAACTAAAAGCTTTATTTGTTTAA
- a CDS encoding HU domain-containing protein, which translates to MKIEPYISQLLYRYQCVTVPGFGAFLTEYQSAQLDESAHSFYPPKKMISFNPFIKNNDGLLANHLAQTEKIAYEIAVNVIQNEVSEWKNKIQELGRFSVKNIGEFTLNAEKNLVFIPADQVNYLKESFGLSSFVSPAVKREEYKQVIETLEEKAPIAFTPEKRKSYKALKFAAVFTLSLGLTGALGYKLYDNYLTQIERETLLVQSNVQKKINQKIQEATFFIENPLPSVTLTVPNQKMPYHVVAGVFRIESNAENAYQSLLKLGFKAKRLPANKHGMFPVLYGSFSSYTDAQDTMKDIKKLDNKDAWLLIEEL; encoded by the coding sequence ATGAAGATTGAACCTTACATTTCCCAATTATTATATCGTTATCAGTGCGTTACTGTTCCCGGATTTGGTGCTTTTTTGACCGAATACCAGTCGGCGCAATTGGATGAAAGCGCTCATTCGTTTTATCCGCCAAAAAAAATGATTTCGTTCAATCCATTTATCAAAAACAATGACGGTTTATTGGCCAACCATTTGGCACAAACCGAAAAAATAGCCTATGAAATAGCGGTGAACGTTATTCAAAATGAAGTGTCTGAATGGAAAAACAAAATTCAGGAATTGGGTCGTTTTTCGGTAAAAAATATAGGCGAATTCACCTTGAATGCTGAAAAAAATTTAGTGTTTATTCCGGCTGATCAAGTCAACTACCTTAAAGAATCTTTTGGTTTGAGTTCGTTTGTTTCTCCGGCAGTAAAACGCGAAGAGTACAAACAAGTCATTGAAACCTTAGAAGAAAAAGCACCTATTGCCTTTACTCCGGAAAAGAGAAAAAGCTACAAAGCCTTAAAGTTTGCAGCTGTTTTTACCCTTTCTTTAGGTTTAACCGGCGCTTTAGGTTACAAATTATATGACAATTATTTGACCCAAATCGAGCGAGAAACTTTATTGGTACAATCGAACGTTCAGAAAAAAATCAATCAAAAAATACAAGAAGCGACTTTCTTTATTGAAAATCCGTTACCTAGTGTGACCTTGACCGTACCGAATCAAAAAATGCCCTACCATGTAGTAGCCGGTGTTTTCAGAATCGAAAGCAATGCAGAGAATGCTTACCAATCTTTACTGAAATTAGGTTTTAAAGCCAAAAGACTGCCTGCCAACAAACACGGCATGTTCCCGGTGCTTTACGGAAGTTTTTCCTCCTATACCGATGCGCAGGACACTATGAAAGACATCAAAAAATTAGACAATAAAGACGCTTGGTTGCTGATAGAAGAGTTATAA
- the dprA gene encoding DNA-processing protein DprA — MNTIELFHLLALLRVDGVGDIVAKKLINHCGSAENVFKAKLKELKAIDGVGEVLIKNLKDKTVFEKAEQELTYLQNENTKVLYFQDNDYPDRLKHCVDGPVLLFASGNFDFQNRKMISIVGTRQITAYGTEFCKKLIEDLAIFNPVVVSGFAYGVDIVAHQAAMEYDLQTIGVLAHGLTQIYPKTHKKHVAKMEQNGGFLTEFWSHSNPDKENFVKRNRIVAGMSEATIVIESAEKGGSLITANMANDYNRDVFAVPGRTTDKYSQGCNDLIKTQRANLITSAADLVYGLNWEIHPPTQKDHKVIQKQLFVSLDFEEQKIYDYLQQNGKQLLDIVALDCDFPIFKLSSILLTMELKGIIRPLPGKLFEAI, encoded by the coding sequence ATGAATACAATCGAACTTTTTCACCTTTTGGCTCTTTTACGCGTTGATGGCGTAGGTGATATTGTGGCCAAAAAACTGATAAATCACTGTGGTTCAGCAGAAAATGTTTTTAAGGCCAAACTAAAAGAGTTAAAAGCAATTGACGGCGTTGGAGAGGTTTTAATTAAAAACCTAAAAGACAAAACTGTTTTTGAGAAAGCCGAACAAGAATTGACATACCTCCAAAACGAAAATACTAAAGTTTTGTATTTTCAAGATAACGATTATCCGGACCGTTTAAAACATTGCGTTGACGGACCGGTTTTGCTTTTTGCTTCCGGGAATTTTGATTTTCAAAACCGCAAAATGATTAGCATTGTCGGAACAAGACAAATTACGGCTTACGGGACAGAATTTTGCAAAAAACTCATAGAAGATTTAGCCATTTTTAACCCGGTAGTTGTTAGTGGTTTTGCTTATGGTGTAGATATAGTAGCGCATCAAGCAGCAATGGAGTACGATTTGCAAACCATAGGTGTTTTGGCACATGGGTTGACCCAAATTTACCCCAAAACCCATAAAAAACACGTCGCAAAAATGGAACAAAACGGCGGATTTCTAACAGAGTTTTGGAGCCATTCCAATCCCGATAAAGAAAATTTTGTCAAACGAAATCGAATCGTAGCCGGTATGAGTGAAGCTACAATTGTGATTGAAAGTGCCGAAAAAGGAGGTTCGCTAATCACAGCCAATATGGCCAATGATTATAACCGAGATGTATTTGCGGTTCCCGGAAGAACTACCGATAAATACAGTCAGGGATGCAATGATTTAATCAAAACCCAGCGTGCCAATTTGATTACGTCAGCGGCCGATTTGGTTTACGGTTTGAACTGGGAAATTCATCCGCCGACACAAAAAGACCATAAAGTGATTCAAAAACAACTTTTTGTGTCTTTGGATTTTGAGGAACAAAAAATTTATGATTACTTGCAGCAAAATGGAAAACAGTTGCTTGACATTGTGGCTCTCGATTGCGATTTTCCTATTTTTAAACTTTCTTCAATTCTCCTGACCATGGAATTAAAAGGAATTATAAGACCTTTGCCCGGAAAATTGTTTGAAGCAATTTAA
- the trpS gene encoding tryptophan--tRNA ligase — protein sequence MSKILTGIQSTGTPHLGNLLGAILPAIELSENPSNESFLFIADLHSVTQIKNGDELRQNTYSTAAVWLACGLDVNKVIFYRQSDVPQTAELSWYLSCFFPFQRLTLAHSFKDKADRLEDVNAGLFSYPMLMAADILLYDAEFVPVGKDQMQHIEITRDVAARFNHQMGETFVLPEGKVQEETMYVPGTDGHKMSKSRGNLINIFLEDKALRKQIMSIETDSTPLEDPKNPDTCKIFALYKLVANAAQIAEMKVKYANANRDFGYGHAKQALFELICERFKTEREKYNYYMNNQAEVDALLKLGATKAGKIADGVLQKVRTKLGFE from the coding sequence ATGTCAAAAATATTAACCGGAATTCAAAGTACAGGAACGCCACATTTGGGAAACCTTTTAGGCGCTATATTACCTGCTATTGAGTTGTCAGAAAACCCAAGCAACGAATCGTTTCTTTTTATTGCCGATTTACATTCGGTGACCCAAATTAAAAATGGTGATGAACTTCGCCAAAACACTTACAGCACAGCAGCTGTATGGCTAGCTTGCGGATTGGATGTGAATAAAGTGATTTTTTACCGTCAAAGCGATGTGCCGCAAACGGCTGAATTGTCTTGGTACTTGAGTTGCTTTTTCCCGTTCCAAAGGTTAACCTTAGCGCATTCTTTTAAAGATAAAGCCGACCGATTGGAAGATGTAAATGCCGGTTTGTTTTCCTATCCGATGTTGATGGCAGCCGATATTTTGTTGTATGATGCCGAATTTGTTCCGGTAGGGAAAGACCAAATGCAGCATATTGAAATTACCCGCGACGTAGCGGCTCGCTTTAACCATCAAATGGGAGAAACTTTTGTTCTTCCGGAAGGCAAAGTTCAAGAAGAAACCATGTATGTTCCGGGAACAGATGGTCATAAAATGAGTAAATCTCGAGGCAATCTCATCAATATATTCCTCGAAGATAAAGCGTTGCGCAAACAAATCATGAGCATCGAAACCGATAGTACGCCATTGGAAGACCCAAAGAATCCGGATACTTGTAAAATATTTGCCCTTTATAAATTGGTAGCCAATGCGGCGCAAATTGCCGAAATGAAAGTAAAGTATGCCAATGCCAATCGTGACTTTGGTTACGGCCATGCCAAACAAGCTTTGTTTGAATTGATCTGTGAACGATTCAAAACCGAAAGAGAAAAATATAACTACTACATGAATAATCAAGCTGAAGTAGATGCTTTACTCAAATTAGGCGCCACTAAAGCCGGGAAAATTGCGGATGGTGTTTTGCAAAAAGTAAGAACCAAACTGGGATTTGAATAA